The following proteins come from a genomic window of Pararhodobacter sp.:
- a CDS encoding CBS domain-containing protein: protein MLIRRVMRTPVTTITPDTSVRAAAALMAELGLGALPVCDNGRPIGILTDRDIVIRWVPNAIGDINIGRIMSPQIVTCLADQTIECAAHLMSDMQIRRLVVVDRDGIIAGIITLGDIANDASEELAGQTLGEVVETR from the coding sequence ATGTTGATCCGTCGCGTGATGCGCACACCCGTTACAACCATCACACCAGACACCTCGGTTCGGGCCGCGGCCGCGCTGATGGCGGAACTGGGCTTGGGCGCTTTGCCAGTTTGCGACAATGGCCGACCCATCGGCATCCTCACCGACCGGGATATCGTGATCCGCTGGGTTCCCAACGCGATTGGCGACATCAACATCGGGCGCATCATGTCACCGCAGATCGTGACATGCCTTGCCGACCAGACGATCGAATGCGCCGCGCACCTCATGTCAGACATGCAGATCCGACGGCTTGTGGTCGTGGACCGCGACGGAATAATCGCCGGGATCATCACGCTGGGCGATATTGCCAATGACGCAAGCGAAGAACTGGCAGGTCAGACACTGGGTGAGGTCGTCGAGACGCGGTAA
- a CDS encoding FoF1 ATP synthase subunit gamma — translation MAQTLERLNHRIQTMGSIRGIVSTMKTMSAINALPYEQAAQAIEAYHKTVLTGFHAFVRCHGPLPVATDPGSRAIVIAFGSDHGLCGNYNEIIAEEALRVMQTLAHTRVLCIGAQMEDALIGQGITPEMTLLPPATADGLGRLSGRLITVLDTLHSADATAGVTVTLVHMQRGAHGQQHPITTRLLPLDPKMTGQLAQTPWDSRSLPQFRMPAPQLLAALIRNHLFARLFRSAAEAMVTENAARLARMQQAEQSIDDQLDALTAEMRSARQDEITTELLDVIIGFEALKARDKRKQTPDF, via the coding sequence ATGGCCCAGACGCTTGAACGCCTCAATCACCGCATTCAGACGATGGGCAGCATTCGCGGCATCGTCAGCACGATGAAAACCATGTCGGCGATCAACGCCCTGCCCTATGAGCAGGCCGCGCAGGCCATCGAGGCCTATCACAAGACGGTTCTGACGGGGTTCCATGCATTCGTGCGCTGCCATGGCCCGCTGCCGGTTGCAACCGACCCGGGATCAAGGGCCATCGTCATTGCCTTTGGCTCTGACCACGGGCTTTGCGGCAATTACAACGAGATCATCGCCGAAGAGGCCCTGCGTGTCATGCAGACATTGGCCCACACGCGCGTTCTGTGCATTGGCGCCCAGATGGAGGACGCCCTGATTGGACAGGGGATCACGCCGGAAATGACCCTCTTGCCGCCCGCGACCGCCGATGGATTGGGGCGGCTCTCGGGTCGTTTGATCACCGTACTGGACACCCTGCACAGCGCCGATGCGACGGCGGGCGTCACGGTGACGCTGGTACACATGCAGCGCGGCGCGCATGGGCAGCAACACCCGATCACAACGCGCCTTCTGCCGCTCGACCCGAAGATGACGGGGCAGCTTGCGCAAACCCCTTGGGACTCGCGCAGCCTGCCGCAGTTCCGGATGCCGGCGCCGCAACTGCTGGCCGCCTTGATCCGCAACCATCTGTTTGCCAGACTGTTCCGCTCGGCCGCCGAAGCCATGGTCACCGAGAACGCCGCCCGGCTCGCCCGGATGCAGCAAGCCGAACAATCCATCGACGACCAGCTAGACGCCCTGACCGCCGAAATGCGGTCAGCCCGTCAAGACGAGATCACCACCGAACTTCTGGATGTCATCATCGGATTCGAGGCCCTCAAGGCCCGCGACAAGCGCAAACAGACCCCGGATTTCTGA
- a CDS encoding F0F1 ATP synthase subunit alpha: protein MAFDLKTTQDLLNALLDAPPPAPEVSEVGRVAEVGDGIAIVTGLARALSDEMLDFASGVQGIVFDLEPGRLGVVLLGPSERVRMGEDVRRTGRVVSVPVGPALLGRVVDGLGRPRDGLGPVDTPTHTPIEAEAPEILIRRAVSRPLATGIKAVDAAVPVGLGQRELIIGDRQTGKTSIAVDTILNQKTTGVICIYCAIGQRGDAVAQVIGAITDGGMMDQSVIVSVGDEETPGLAYIAPYAAMSMAEDFAAKGRDVLVVMDDLTHHAQAYRELSLLLRRPPGREAFPGDIFYVHARLLERAGQFSEGKGSITVLPVVETQAENLSAYIPTNLISITDGQIYLSPRLVRTNQFPAVDLGVSVSRVGGKAQARAFRDVAGNLRVTLSQFEELEDFARFGTRLDDATRARLARGTAVRNALRQAERDPIPANEQLAVLVAAMAGLLDGMTEGQARNAMQAMRRAIKADDSGLAALIADNEKLSDDLRQKILDTAKAAIAGGDGPDA from the coding sequence ATGGCCTTTGACCTGAAAACCACGCAGGACCTGCTCAATGCCCTGCTCGACGCGCCACCCCCTGCGCCCGAGGTCAGCGAGGTTGGCCGCGTCGCCGAGGTCGGCGACGGCATCGCCATCGTCACCGGACTGGCGCGCGCCTTGTCGGATGAAATGCTCGATTTCGCCAGCGGTGTGCAGGGCATCGTGTTCGACCTTGAACCGGGGCGGCTGGGTGTCGTGCTGCTGGGGCCGTCCGAACGTGTCAGGATGGGCGAGGATGTGCGGCGCACCGGCCGCGTCGTCTCGGTGCCGGTCGGGCCTGCGCTGCTGGGCCGCGTCGTTGACGGGTTGGGCCGCCCGCGTGACGGGCTGGGGCCGGTGGACACGCCCACCCATACCCCGATCGAGGCCGAAGCGCCCGAAATCCTGATCCGCCGCGCCGTCTCGCGCCCTTTGGCCACCGGCATCAAGGCCGTGGATGCCGCCGTGCCCGTCGGCCTTGGCCAGCGCGAGCTGATCATTGGCGACCGGCAGACCGGGAAAACCTCGATTGCCGTCGATACGATTCTGAACCAGAAGACCACCGGCGTGATCTGCATTTATTGCGCCATCGGCCAGCGCGGCGATGCCGTGGCGCAAGTGATCGGCGCGATCACCGACGGGGGCATGATGGATCAATCGGTGATCGTCTCGGTCGGCGACGAGGAAACGCCGGGGCTGGCCTATATCGCGCCCTACGCGGCAATGTCGATGGCCGAGGATTTCGCCGCCAAGGGCCGTGACGTGCTGGTGGTCATGGACGATCTGACCCATCACGCCCAAGCCTATCGCGAGCTGTCGCTGCTGCTGCGCCGCCCACCGGGGCGCGAGGCCTTTCCCGGCGATATCTTCTACGTCCACGCCCGCCTGCTGGAACGCGCCGGGCAGTTCAGCGAGGGCAAGGGCTCGATCACCGTGTTGCCGGTGGTGGAAACGCAGGCCGAGAACCTGTCGGCCTATATCCCGACCAACCTGATCTCGATCACCGACGGGCAGATTTATCTGTCGCCGCGTCTGGTGCGCACCAACCAGTTTCCCGCCGTTGATCTGGGCGTGTCGGTCAGCCGAGTCGGTGGCAAGGCACAGGCCCGCGCCTTCCGCGATGTGGCCGGAAACCTGCGCGTCACCCTGTCGCAATTCGAGGAATTGGAGGATTTCGCGCGCTTCGGCACAAGGCTCGACGACGCCACCCGCGCCCGTCTGGCGCGGGGCACCGCCGTGCGCAATGCCCTGCGCCAAGCCGAGCGAGACCCGATCCCGGCCAATGAACAACTGGCGGTGCTGGTGGCGGCGATGGCGGGACTGCTGGACGGCATGACCGAGGGCCAGGCCCGCAACGCCATGCAGGCCATGCGCCGCGCGATCAAGGCCGACGATAGCGGGCTGGCGGCACTGATCGCCGACAATGAAAAGTTGTCCGACGACCTGCGGCAAAAGATACTCGACACCGCAAAAGCGGCGATTGCAGGTGGCGATGGCCCAGACGCTTGA
- a CDS encoding F0F1 ATP synthase subunit B, with product MSIDWITVGAQIANFLVLVWLLKRFLYRPILDGIDAREAEIAARMGEAAAIRAQADAKAADFKAQIADLSASRAEMLDKARRAAEAERDALLAQTRETLLAEQSEREALRAEEVRQYSADLHLTGAKALLALTRKALADLADESLEQRIALHAATQLRGMTEDLRDAAGDSREAVALTRDPLPEEVQTTLRDDLAAVLPGFALRFETDATLSPGLTLRLGGAQVGWTTDSYLNGLEAQLQSHAGRRAPKGLSDGL from the coding sequence ATGTCGATTGACTGGATCACGGTCGGCGCGCAGATCGCCAATTTTCTGGTGCTGGTCTGGCTGCTCAAGCGGTTTCTGTACCGGCCGATCCTGGACGGGATCGACGCGCGCGAGGCCGAAATCGCCGCCCGCATGGGCGAGGCCGCCGCCATTCGGGCGCAGGCCGATGCCAAGGCGGCGGATTTCAAGGCGCAGATCGCGGACCTGTCGGCCAGTCGCGCCGAAATGTTGGATAAAGCCCGCCGCGCCGCCGAGGCCGAGCGTGATGCCCTGCTGGCGCAGACCCGTGAGACCCTGCTGGCCGAGCAATCCGAGCGCGAGGCGCTGCGCGCCGAGGAGGTCCGTCAATACTCCGCCGATCTGCATTTGACCGGGGCCAAGGCGCTGCTGGCGCTGACCCGCAAGGCGCTGGCCGATCTGGCCGATGAGTCGCTGGAACAGCGCATCGCGCTGCACGCCGCGACGCAGCTTCGCGGCATGACCGAGGACCTGCGCGACGCGGCGGGCGACAGCCGCGAGGCCGTCGCCCTGACCCGCGATCCCCTGCCCGAAGAGGTGCAAACCACCCTGCGCGACGATCTGGCGGCGGTGCTGCCGGGCTTTGCGCTGCGGTTCGAGACCGACGCCACGCTCTCGCCGGGTTTGACCCTGCGGTTGGGCGGGGCGCAGGTGGGCTGGACCACCGACAGCTATCTGAACGGTCTGGAGGCGCAGTTGCAAAGCCACGCCGGACGCCGCGCGCCAAAGGGTCTGAGCGATGGCCTTTGA
- a CDS encoding F0F1 ATP synthase subunit C yields MTDLAIIAAISIFTAGFTVSLGAIGPALGEGKAASTALSAIAQQPDAAATLSRTLFVSLAMIESTAIYCFVVAMILLFANPFWDAALSAAQAAGG; encoded by the coding sequence ATGACCGACCTTGCCATCATCGCCGCGATCTCGATCTTTACCGCCGGGTTCACCGTATCCCTCGGCGCCATCGGCCCCGCCCTGGGCGAGGGGAAGGCCGCCTCGACGGCACTCAGCGCCATCGCGCAGCAACCCGATGCCGCCGCAACCCTGTCGCGCACCCTGTTCGTCAGCCTCGCGATGATCGAATCCACCGCGATTTATTGCTTCGTCGTGGCGATGATCCTGCTGTTTGCCAACCCGTTCTGGGATGCCGCCCTGAGTGCGGCGCAAGCTGCCGGGGGCTGA